A genomic stretch from Psilocybe cubensis strain MGC-MH-2018 chromosome 1, whole genome shotgun sequence includes:
- a CDS encoding Exonuclease 3'-5' domain-containing protein 2, with amino-acid sequence MGPSGYRSMLLENHTFKFNQIQNQYLEAVFEMVRGQQHAASTGQETLHAFVPPKADSFGNFTDLDKYAGFVPSERYLASMMNKAIEWDEGDANQHTACLAPDQIAIDDSHKVNKHIAKVDGVPVFTALFTCMDSKYIRGQALTLTKSHEERAGPLQQIANSIHRYGHDRPSVMYSDDPVKDKPLLSSAFPELFEDLTPTAAAHGLTALNLPNDIKVSWLASWDVTESTLSALMSSLDSDSDQYLCVSLDAEWNLSRKIGVSIIQIAPHNLPNIIYIIPVHKFGDRLPPSLLRLLISNQVFKVGSGIKGDITRLKKQFPILSSQLTFNVIDLKEYCIERGLIARKASGSLEALCEGILKQYLPKEQRLRRCEDWELKSLSADLLHYAARDVFASRILFEKAMECAPISRPRFDSPAGTPIALLSQEGSDPIAYGVISPNQPTSLGNIRVKTPNRNRLVLDISTVLSPSAAVMLHLPSLGQNRKGKTKSGALTLEQIRASSLDPKTSTFKIVAPLLLIEFDFRASPSKLIDNTLQPNDVASNQRTVLKDNQRLTGSSTKEDSLLDDTASVVDDLIDETEVSSQDTLDLVALDMLEAYSKVENSEDTQIVRPTTQPSIVDTLQKLINSPPDAKSEYTRVKKDIFHAFHMIPMSVNHGARPSFLRAMRDHLMRWDPTIQMVVDEACRKHFNLTFEQMLLRNPRFIAERTPRYVPSPSVLVPALKLVFETFGNALDVKTGLPLFNADAHQKANAVIELAREGYLSDIEGVVLYERAGIDKYGLQKYKCLRGTNNVEGGPHGDIYRKFGALHDSLRIRLGMESYSTQAEVEYRLSSSDSWLRKRQGLALPVLPPTTLEARKYFFSKIRDFAALANDAGQSRINFEAFAQEWNRTANGKDRVYITTEVLAAYSKTWEKTTNIWASQELIQDKLEVLQQTANVFAAEKQTFPVYLSGTSVSTQPRHGVIEIPESSQSGNVPSSLSVGLSISRPALPTPGPTQNIDNSVIDPHLLSLSGPRPRGLVR; translated from the exons ATGGGTCCGAGTGGCTATCGGTCAATGTTGCTTGAAAATCACACTTTCAAATTCAACCAAATTCAAAACCAATATCTCGAGGCAGTTTTTGAGATGGTTCGTGGACAGCAGCATGCGGCATCAACAGGACAGGAAACATTGCATGCATTTGTTCCTCCAAAGGCTGATTCATTTGGGAACTTTACGGACCTCGACAAATATGCTGGATTTGTTCCAAGCGAGCGATACCTTGCAAGCATGATGAATAAAGCTATTGAATGGGATGAGGGAGATGCTAACCAGCACACTGCGTGTCTTGCTCCCGACCAAATTGCAATTGATGACTCACACAAG GTCAATAAACATATTGCAAAAGTTGATGGTGTACCGGTTTTTACCGCACTATTTACATGCATGGACTCGAAATACATACGAGGACAGGCATTGACGCTCACCAAGTCTCATGAAGAACGTGCAGGTCCCCTGCAGCAAATAGCTAATTCAATACATCGCTATGGACACGATAGACCAAGTGTCATGTACTCTGATGATCCAGTCAAG GACAAACCGCTTCTATCCAGTGCTTTCCCGGAACTCTTTGAAGATTTAACACCAACAGCGGCTGCTCATGGCTTGACAGCGCTCAACTTACCTAATGACATCAAAGTGTCCTGGCTGGCATCGTGGGATGTGACAGAATCTACACTTTCTGCTCTCATGTCGTCgcttgattctgattctgaccAATATCTGTGTGTTAGCCTTGATGCTGAATGGAACTTGTCACGCAAAATTGGAGTGTCAATCATTCAAATTGCCCCTCACAACCTTCCAAATATTATCTATATCATACCC GTTCATAAATTTGGTGACAGACTACCACCATCACTCCTCCGGCTTTTAATATCAAACCAAGTCTTTAAAGTTGGATCCGGGATCAAGGGCGACATCACTCGATTGAAAAAACAGTTTCCAATTCTAAGCTCGCAGCTGACTTTCAACGTCATTGACTTGAAAGAATACTGCATTGAGCGTGGATTAATTGCGCGAAAGGCATCTGGATCGCTTGAAGCTCTATGTGAGGGTATTCTCAAGCAGTACCTTCCCAAAGAGCAACGGCTCAGACGATGTGAGGACTGGGAACTCAAATCACTAAGCGCCGACCTTCTTCATTACGCTGCACGTGACGTCTTTGCATCGCGCATACTTTTTGAAAAGGCAATGGAATGCGCGCCTATTTCCCGTCCACGGTTTGACTCACCGGCCGGAACACCTATTGCTCTTCTTTCTCAGGAAGGTAGCGACCCAATTGCATATGGTGTCATATCTCCCAATCAACCAACATCACTCGGAAACATTCGGGTTAAAACACCAAATCGCAACCGCCTTGTCCTTGATATAAGCACTGTACTATCACCCTCGGCCGCTGTTATGCTTCATTTGCCATCACTGGGACAGAACCGAAAGGGAAAGACAAAATCGGGAGCTCTTACATTAGAGCAAATACGGGCGTCATCCTTGGATCCAAAAACATCCACGTTTAAAATTGTTGCACCGCTCTTGTTAATCGAATTTGATTTTCGAGCATCACCGTCTAAG TTAATTGACAATACATTGCAACCTAATGACGTGGCATCCAATCAGCGCACAGTTTTAAAGGACAATCAGCGGCTTACCGGGTCTAGTACCAAGGAGGATAGCTTGTTGGATGATACTGCCTCTGTGGTCGATGATTTAATCGATGAAACTGAGGTGTCATCTCAAGACACATTGGATCTGGTTGCTTTGGACATGCTCGAGGCATACTCAAAGGTTGAAAATTCCGAAG ATACTCAAATAGTGCGGCCTACCACCCAGCCCTCTATTGTGGATACTCTTCAAAAGTTGATTAATTCACCACCCGACGCAAAATCCGAGTATACACGCGTGAAGAAGGATATTTTCCACGCATTTCATATGATTCCCATGTCAGTAAATCATGGCGCACGTCCATCTTTTCTCCGTGCCATGCGTGATCATTTGATGCGCTGGGACCCCACAATCCAAATGGTAGTCGATGAAGCCTGCCGGAAACACTTTAACCTTACGTTTGAGCAAATGCTACTCAGAAATCCTCGATTTATTGCCGAACGCACCCCACGATATGTCCCCTCTCCAAGTGTCCTTGTTCCCGCTCTAAAACTGGTCTTTGAGACATTCGGAAACGCCTTGGATGTCAAGACAGGATTGCCATTATTCAATGCAGATGCACATCAGAAGGCCAACGCTGTAATTGAGCTTGCACGCGAAGGCTACCTCTCTGACATTGAAGGAGTTGTCCTATACGAGCGAGCAGGAATTGACAAATATGGCCTTCAAAAGTATAAATGCTTACGTGGAACAAACAATGTTGAAGGCGGCCCACATGGTGACATTTACCGAAAGTTTGGCGCTCTTCATG ATTCACTTCGTATTCGACTGGGAATGGAGTCATATAGCACTCAGGCTGAAGTCGAGTATCGTCTCAGCTCCAGTGACAGTTGGCTTCGTAAGCGACAAGGCCTGGCTCTTCCAGTATTGCCACCAACGACACTGGAGGCCCGGAAGTAtttcttttcaaaaattcGCGATTTTGCTGCTCTGGCCAATGATGCCGGCCAAAGTCGGATCAATTTTGAAGCATTTGCGCAGGAGTGGAACCGAACAGCAAACGGAAAGGATCGAGTATACATTACTACTGAGGTACTAGCAGCCTACTCCAAAACATGGGAAAAAACAACCAATATTTGGGCATCACAAGAACTCATTCAAGACAAGCTCGAGGTTCTTCAACAGACAGCAAATGTATTTGCTGCAGAGAAGCAAACCTTTCCAGTATACCTGTCTGGAACATCCGTCTCAACACAGCCTCGACACGGAGTGATTGAAATACCGGAGTCATCGCAATCAGGCAATGTTCCATCTTCGCTCTCTGTTGGTCTTTCAATATCCCGTCCCGCATTACCCACTCCTGGCCCTACACAGAATATTGATAACTCTGTGATTGATCCCCACTTACTATCTCTTTCTGGTCCAAGGCCTCGTGGCTTAGTGCGGTGA